In Thermodesulfobacteriota bacterium, a single genomic region encodes these proteins:
- the lnt gene encoding apolipoprotein N-acyltransferase: MKTPESDKIKLALSISSGLLLTGSFPNVNFSWLAWFAFVPLFISLRDLSWKKSFLLGFCTGLTHYFTLIYWLIHTMRTYGHLPWHLSVMVLILFSAYLALYFAVFSATISRLLVKPSVLFLMLPVFWVGLEYIRSFFLSGFPWELIGYSQFNQLHILQISDIFGVYGVSFLVVLSNAAIFIGFLFLSGLKWQDTKITIKLALFSISLFLFIFIIVWSYGALRIESIDRLVANSSSKRVTIVQGNIKQSEKWDQAFQLATIKKYIDLSHAAKGQKTDLVVWPETAAPFYFLKDTKLSQMIIKGIADIPADFVIGSPCYDRRNHKVEYYNSAYLISSAGHVYGRYDKAHLVPFGEYVPLKRWLPFLGKIVEHVGDFRPGKKGDTLQWNTHKLGFLICYEIIFPDLSRAMAKNRAALLVNITNDAWYGRTGAPYQHFSKAVFRAVENRRALVRSANTGISGFIDPVGRVTDSTELFQDAVRTDSVPLITETSFYTRFGDWFAICCMGLLLLVILANLMRNAGKK; this comes from the coding sequence TTGAAAACACCAGAATCTGACAAAATAAAATTAGCCTTAAGTATATCCAGCGGCCTGTTACTGACAGGATCTTTTCCCAATGTCAATTTTAGCTGGCTGGCCTGGTTTGCCTTTGTTCCGCTGTTCATATCCTTAAGAGACCTGTCTTGGAAAAAAAGTTTCTTGCTTGGTTTTTGCACCGGACTTACCCACTATTTTACCCTGATATACTGGCTCATACATACGATGAGAACATATGGTCACCTCCCCTGGCATCTATCTGTAATGGTTCTCATTCTGTTTTCCGCCTATCTTGCACTCTATTTTGCTGTATTCTCAGCAACCATTTCTCGACTGCTGGTAAAACCTTCGGTTTTATTTTTAATGCTCCCTGTTTTTTGGGTTGGACTGGAGTATATCCGTTCATTTTTTTTATCCGGTTTCCCCTGGGAACTGATCGGCTATTCCCAATTTAACCAGTTGCATATCCTCCAGATTTCCGATATATTTGGAGTATATGGTGTTTCTTTTTTGGTTGTGCTGTCCAATGCGGCCATTTTCATCGGATTTTTATTTTTGAGCGGGCTTAAATGGCAGGATACAAAAATTACCATAAAGCTTGCTTTATTTTCTATATCTCTATTTTTATTTATTTTTATTATTGTCTGGTCCTATGGCGCACTGCGTATCGAATCGATTGACCGACTGGTGGCGAACTCTTCCTCAAAGCGTGTTACCATTGTACAGGGAAATATAAAACAGTCAGAAAAATGGGATCAGGCATTTCAGCTGGCAACCATAAAAAAATATATCGATTTATCTCATGCGGCGAAAGGACAAAAGACGGACCTGGTGGTGTGGCCGGAAACAGCCGCTCCTTTTTATTTTTTAAAAGACACAAAGCTTTCTCAGATGATCATAAAGGGAATTGCCGATATCCCAGCAGACTTTGTCATCGGCAGTCCGTGTTATGATCGCCGGAATCATAAGGTAGAATACTACAACAGCGCTTATCTGATCAGTTCTGCCGGTCACGTGTATGGCAGATATGACAAAGCCCATCTGGTGCCATTCGGAGAATACGTCCCGTTGAAGAGATGGCTTCCGTTTCTGGGAAAAATAGTGGAGCATGTCGGGGACTTTCGGCCCGGAAAAAAGGGAGACACCCTGCAGTGGAACACACACAAACTCGGTTTTCTGATCTGTTATGAAATTATTTTTCCGGATCTTTCCCGGGCCATGGCAAAAAATCGGGCGGCATTATTGGTAAATATCACCAATGATGCGTGGTATGGCAGAACCGGCGCTCCGTATCAGCATTTTTCCAAAGCCGTCTTCAGGGCTGTGGAAAACAGAAGAGCCCTTGTCAGGAGTGCCAATACAGGCATAAGCGGGTTTATCGACCCGGTGGGCAGGGTAACTGATTCGACCGAACTGTTTCAGGACGCGGTCAGGACAGACTCAGTTCCCTTGATAACCGAAACATCTTTTTATACCCGCTTTGGAGATTGGTTTGCCATCTGCTGCATGGGGCTGCTGCTTCTGGTTATACTGGCAAACCTTATGCGAAATGCAGGGAAGA
- a CDS encoding hydroxymethylglutaryl-CoA lyase encodes MILNLPDKITLIEVGPRDGFQFEKKIVPTHLKDEIISGLVDAGFKDIQVTSFVHPQVVPQLADAEDLLKSLPSIKDVRYWALVLNEKGIERAQLSGLQHIEISISASDTHSRKNAGMPFETALEKGKDMIRLAQKYKMKIRAGIQCAFGCAYEGKISEEHVVKIARDFLETGIHTLAISDTTGMANPFSIKGLIKKLLPEVDKIPVVLHLHDTRGLGLVNVMAAMECGVARFDTALAGMGGCPFVPGAAGNIATEDTAWLMKSLNIETGVDISKVANCSQKLETFFNKKFPGKMHRLMKKKPP; translated from the coding sequence ATGATTTTAAATCTTCCGGACAAAATAACACTGATTGAAGTGGGGCCAAGAGACGGTTTCCAGTTTGAAAAAAAAATAGTTCCCACCCATCTCAAGGATGAAATCATTTCCGGTCTCGTGGATGCCGGTTTCAAAGATATCCAGGTGACCTCTTTTGTTCATCCACAAGTGGTCCCTCAGCTGGCAGATGCCGAAGATTTATTAAAGAGCCTTCCCAGCATAAAAGACGTGCGCTACTGGGCGCTGGTGCTAAACGAGAAAGGAATTGAACGCGCTCAGCTTTCCGGTTTGCAGCATATAGAAATTTCAATATCTGCCAGCGACACCCACAGCCGGAAAAATGCCGGCATGCCATTTGAAACTGCCCTGGAAAAGGGAAAAGACATGATTCGGCTTGCACAAAAATACAAGATGAAGATACGCGCAGGTATTCAGTGTGCATTCGGCTGCGCTTATGAAGGCAAGATTTCTGAAGAACATGTGGTTAAAATTGCCAGGGATTTCCTGGAAACGGGAATTCACACCCTTGCCATCTCCGATACCACCGGTATGGCAAATCCATTTTCAATTAAAGGCCTTATTAAAAAATTGCTGCCCGAGGTCGATAAAATACCCGTTGTGTTGCATCTTCACGATACCCGTGGATTGGGACTGGTGAATGTGATGGCTGCAATGGAATGTGGGGTTGCCCGTTTTGATACCGCTCTGGCGGGCATGGGGGGATGTCCTTTTGTGCCCGGAGCCGCAGGAAATATCGCCACGGAAGATACGGCCTGGCTGATGAAATCGTTAAACATTGAGACCGGAGTAGATATATCAAAGGTTGCAAACTGTTCTCAAAAGCTGGAAACGTTTTTTAACAAGAAGTTCCCCGGTAAAATGCATCGCCTGATGAAAAAAAAACCACCATAA
- a CDS encoding glycosyltransferase family 4 protein, which translates to MEKHAPLRICLLSYRSNPHSGGQGVYVKNLSRALKDLGHLVEVISGPPDPQLDKDIPVFRLPCLDLYDPKDPFRTPTLKELSNPINLIEWIGVSTMGFPEPFTFGLRAYLFLRNKYHQYHIIHDNQSLSYGVWAISKLVPTIATIHHPITVDRNIEIKAASSLWNKLKQMRWYSFIGMQKQVAGRLSRIITVSKSAKVDISNNFKILPTRFNIVPNGIDTNLFFPMPGVTRGKNRIIVTNSADTPLKGLSYLMRAVAEIAKNRKVRLVVIGTPKKRSGIVKLIRELNIGSSVTFTGRIDHQSFVEQYAKAALAVVPSVYEGFGLPAGEAMACAVPVISTTGGALPEVVGDAGIVVPPADADALAKAIIKILDNPDMAQHMAAAGYRRVQQHFTWKRAAEKTVEAYQEAINDYRRF; encoded by the coding sequence ATGGAAAAACATGCCCCCTTGAGAATTTGCCTGTTAAGTTACAGAAGCAATCCTCACAGCGGGGGTCAGGGCGTCTATGTTAAAAATCTCAGCAGAGCGCTGAAAGACCTGGGCCATTTGGTTGAAGTGATTTCCGGCCCTCCTGACCCGCAGCTTGACAAGGACATTCCTGTCTTCAGATTGCCATGTCTCGATCTTTACGACCCAAAAGACCCCTTCAGGACCCCCACCTTAAAGGAGCTTTCCAATCCCATAAATCTCATCGAATGGATTGGGGTTTCCACCATGGGGTTTCCTGAGCCGTTTACCTTTGGGCTCAGGGCATATCTTTTTTTAAGAAATAAATATCATCAATACCATATCATCCATGATAACCAGAGCCTTTCTTATGGAGTATGGGCAATCAGCAAATTGGTTCCCACCATTGCCACCATTCATCACCCCATCACCGTCGATCGAAATATTGAGATTAAAGCCGCTTCATCGTTGTGGAATAAATTGAAACAGATGCGATGGTATTCGTTTATCGGAATGCAAAAACAGGTGGCCGGTCGACTGTCGCGAATCATCACGGTATCCAAATCGGCAAAAGTGGATATCAGCAACAATTTTAAAATCCTTCCGACCAGATTCAATATTGTTCCCAATGGCATTGATACCAACCTTTTTTTCCCCATGCCGGGGGTGACCAGGGGAAAAAACCGCATCATTGTCACCAACAGTGCGGATACACCCTTAAAAGGGCTTAGCTACCTTATGCGGGCGGTGGCTGAAATAGCAAAAAATCGTAAAGTCAGGCTGGTTGTGATCGGAACTCCCAAAAAAAGAAGCGGCATAGTAAAACTGATTAGAGAGCTTAATATCGGAAGTTCAGTGACATTTACCGGCCGAATCGATCATCAGAGCTTTGTGGAACAATATGCCAAGGCCGCTCTGGCAGTGGTGCCTTCCGTTTATGAAGGGTTTGGCCTTCCTGCGGGTGAAGCCATGGCATGCGCCGTTCCGGTGATCAGCACAACCGGTGGTGCGTTGCCTGAAGTAGTGGGTGATGCAGGAATCGTGGTTCCTCCTGCCGACGCTGACGCACTTGCCAAAGCCATCATAAAAATCCTGGATAACCCTGACATGGCTCAGCATATGGCCGCAGCCGGCTATAGAAGGGTGCAGCAACATTTTACCTGGAAAAGGGCGGCTGAGAAAACGGTGGAAGCATACCAGGAGGCGATCAATGATTACCGTAGATTTTAG
- a CDS encoding class I SAM-dependent methyltransferase: MITVDFSRLSIKPGFRILDIGCGSGRHICAAYRFKDIVAVGADLNFSDLCEAKERLKTHHQLGEHGGGVWSLSAADVRRLPFKDNYFDLVICSEVMEHIPEHEAAASEVIRVLKPGFNLVISVPRYWPERICWFLSDEYHQVNQGHVRIYKKKDLVILFENFGVKKWAGHFAHSLHTPYWWLKCLVGPTRKDCLPVNLYHRFLTWDIMKKPRITRFADYLLNPILGKSVVLYFKKTFEPISKRLNMPNL, translated from the coding sequence ATGATTACCGTAGATTTTAGCAGGCTTTCCATCAAGCCTGGCTTTCGCATCCTCGATATAGGTTGCGGGTCAGGCCGGCATATCTGTGCCGCATACCGGTTCAAGGATATCGTCGCTGTGGGTGCCGATCTTAACTTCAGTGACCTTTGCGAGGCAAAAGAAAGGTTGAAAACTCACCACCAGCTGGGAGAACACGGCGGGGGCGTATGGAGCCTTTCAGCTGCGGATGTAAGAAGGCTTCCGTTTAAGGATAATTATTTTGATCTGGTGATCTGTTCTGAGGTGATGGAGCATATCCCGGAGCATGAAGCCGCTGCAAGCGAGGTCATCCGGGTATTAAAACCCGGTTTTAATCTTGTGATCAGCGTTCCCAGATACTGGCCCGAGCGCATATGCTGGTTTCTTTCCGATGAATATCATCAGGTAAACCAGGGGCATGTCCGTATATACAAAAAAAAAGACCTTGTAATCCTGTTTGAAAACTTCGGCGTTAAAAAATGGGCCGGCCATTTTGCCCACAGCCTCCATACACCTTACTGGTGGCTGAAATGCCTGGTCGGCCCGACCCGGAAGGATTGCCTGCCGGTGAATCTATATCACCGGTTTTTGACCTGGGATATCATGAAAAAACCCCGGATTACTCGATTTGCCGATTACCTGCTCAACCCGATACTGGGGAAAAGTGTGGTGCTATATTTTAAAAAGACTTTTGAGCCAATTTCAAAACGTCTCAATATGCCCAACCTTTGA
- a CDS encoding aldo/keto reductase: MNPHDGRWSRRDFLKATGSAGLGAVMVPVGQIANATETHKKVPVRSFGKTGAKISILSLGGMFDIASNQIMMKQAVRWGVTYWDTADCYQRGSETGIGKYFKKYPEDRNTIFLVTKSDARNPRGMTRLLDRSIKRMNTNYIDLYFVHGISDIGELDERTKIWAEKAKAEGKIRFFGFSTHRNMETCMLEAAKLGWIDGIMMTYNFRLMHTDRMKRAVKACVKAGIGLTAMKTQGGGSVKTNTATELKMAGRFLQKGFTDAQAKLMAVWQNPNISSICSQMPNMTILKANVAAALNRTDLSVKDTDLLHRYAGETHSDYCAGCTQICESNVAMNVPIGDVMRYLMYFRSYGEFDYATAQFKTIPENVRLQMENIDYSLAEKRCPQKMAIGKLMREAVNVLS, from the coding sequence ATGAACCCACATGATGGAAGATGGTCTCGCAGGGATTTCTTAAAGGCTACCGGTAGTGCTGGATTGGGAGCGGTCATGGTACCGGTCGGTCAAATTGCAAACGCAACCGAAACCCATAAAAAGGTCCCTGTCCGGTCCTTCGGCAAAACCGGAGCAAAAATTTCAATACTTTCACTGGGCGGAATGTTCGACATCGCTTCTAACCAGATAATGATGAAACAGGCCGTGCGTTGGGGGGTAACCTACTGGGATACAGCAGATTGCTATCAGCGCGGCAGCGAAACGGGCATTGGAAAATATTTTAAAAAATATCCCGAAGATCGCAATACGATTTTTCTGGTGACCAAATCCGATGCCCGGAATCCCAGAGGCATGACCCGGCTCCTTGATCGATCCATTAAAAGAATGAATACCAACTATATTGATCTTTATTTTGTTCATGGAATCAGCGATATTGGTGAATTGGATGAACGCACCAAAATCTGGGCGGAAAAGGCCAAGGCGGAGGGAAAAATCCGTTTTTTCGGCTTCAGTACCCACCGCAATATGGAAACCTGCATGCTGGAGGCTGCCAAGCTTGGCTGGATCGACGGCATTATGATGACTTACAATTTTCGTTTGATGCATACCGACCGCATGAAGCGAGCGGTAAAGGCCTGTGTAAAAGCGGGCATCGGATTAACCGCCATGAAAACACAGGGCGGAGGATCGGTTAAAACAAATACAGCTACCGAACTCAAAATGGCCGGTCGATTTTTGCAAAAAGGATTTACCGATGCCCAAGCCAAATTAATGGCCGTTTGGCAAAATCCGAATATTTCCAGCATATGTTCTCAGATGCCGAACATGACAATTCTTAAGGCCAATGTAGCCGCTGCATTGAACAGGACCGACCTCTCTGTAAAAGACACTGATTTATTACACCGCTATGCTGGGGAAACGCATTCAGACTATTGCGCCGGTTGTACCCAGATTTGTGAATCCAATGTTGCAATGAATGTGCCCATCGGTGATGTGATGCGGTATCTCATGTATTTCCGCAGCTATGGTGAATTCGATTACGCCACTGCTCAATTTAAAACAATTCCGGAAAATGTCCGGCTCCAAATGGAAAATATAGACTATTCCTTGGCAGAGAAAAGGTGTCCTCAAAAGATGGCTATCGGCAAGTTGATGAGAGAAGCGGTTAACGTACTGTCATGA
- a CDS encoding aldo/keto reductase, with amino-acid sequence MSAIKHSHTRRNFLKAAGAAGLGSIFAAIPPFAGASKGPKTIPTRPFGKTGADVSILSYGGSLDTSMSLLVLRQAFKWGVTYWDTANSYMGGKSEKGIGKYLQKYPESRKRIFLVTKSHAWTLKGMSQDLDLSLERMKTDYIDLFFIHSVSHISDLDDKTKVWADKKKAQGKIRFFGFSTHRNMEACMLHASKLGWIDGIMMSYNYRMMHTDEMKRAVEACAQAKLKAVWDNPYISSICSEMPNMTILMSNVAAAVDKTKLSLWDMGLLRQYAQETRSQYCAGCADICEPSIQGDVPVSDVMRCLMYARSYGNHQRAKTRFQKIPVNVRKEITHMDYSLAEKRCPQNMAIGKLMKEAIDVFS; translated from the coding sequence ATGTCAGCAATAAAACACAGCCACACCCGACGAAATTTTTTGAAAGCTGCCGGTGCAGCGGGTTTGGGTTCAATCTTTGCAGCTATCCCCCCTTTTGCAGGAGCTTCCAAAGGGCCAAAAACAATACCAACTCGTCCGTTCGGAAAAACTGGAGCAGATGTTTCTATACTGTCTTATGGAGGGAGCCTGGACACATCCATGAGTCTGTTGGTGCTCAGACAGGCCTTCAAATGGGGGGTCACCTATTGGGATACGGCCAATTCTTACATGGGTGGCAAGAGCGAGAAGGGTATCGGCAAATATCTGCAAAAATACCCGGAAAGCCGGAAACGGATATTTTTGGTAACCAAATCCCACGCATGGACCCTTAAAGGAATGAGCCAGGACCTTGACCTATCTCTTGAACGCATGAAAACCGATTATATTGACCTTTTTTTTATACATTCGGTGAGTCACATCAGTGATCTGGATGATAAAACCAAGGTATGGGCTGACAAAAAGAAAGCCCAGGGCAAAATCCGGTTTTTTGGTTTCAGTACTCACAGAAACATGGAAGCGTGCATGTTACATGCTTCCAAACTGGGCTGGATTGACGGCATTATGATGAGTTATAATTATCGAATGATGCACACCGATGAAATGAAACGAGCGGTGGAGGCCTGTGCCCAGGCCAAACTTAAAGCCGTCTGGGACAATCCTTATATCAGCAGCATATGCTCGGAAATGCCCAATATGACCATTTTGATGTCAAACGTTGCCGCTGCAGTGGATAAAACAAAACTTTCCCTTTGGGATATGGGGCTTCTTCGACAATATGCACAAGAAACGCGTTCACAGTATTGTGCCGGCTGCGCCGACATCTGTGAACCTTCTATTCAAGGTGATGTCCCGGTCAGTGACGTGATGCGCTGTCTCATGTATGCCCGCAGCTATGGAAACCATCAGCGGGCAAAAACAAGATTTCAAAAAATACCTGTGAATGTCCGCAAGGAAATCACCCATATGGATTATTCCTTGGCAGAGAAAAGGTGCCCTCAAAATATGGCTATCGGCAAGTTGATGAAAGAAGCGATAGATGTATTTTCATGA